The following is a genomic window from Bactrocera tryoni isolate S06 chromosome 2, CSIRO_BtryS06_freeze2, whole genome shotgun sequence.
TAATAGCTTTATTTAGCTGTCTTCCAATCGccaaaaatttggaaagtggcgaatcgaacaaacagcTGACTTACTGACTTACTTATAGCTTGTTGAAATATCCCCATACTgtcttgtatttattttgattaccAATGTTAATGTCTTAACACGGGAGTTTAATGAGCAGAGtagtggcgaatcgaagacgaCTATTAAGAGTGTGTGCTAGAGCAGTTGGATGGCAGAAAATttgattattgaaaatatatctgGCTATTAGATGCTTAGAGGTcattttatgttaaataaaaggGAATATCAATGTGTGAGAGAACCGATAGCAGCCTTCATAAAGCGTATAATCTTGGGTCCTGACTATATTGTTAATCTCTGCTATGACCACTGTCATAAGAAATCCGTCCTAATGCCGtaccaaaattaaattatacacACTTGGTACGTTCTCTTATCTGTCTACGTTTAgtaaaaatgcatataattatttatattcgaCTTAGGACCTCACCCCAGCTGCGGCCAAAAAAACATAATGAACATTTGGAAGCAACAAAATTGTTAGGGTTGAATTTTTCCCAATctttttatactatataacaTAAACCACTAAGAAAAATCCTCCTAGAAAACCCGGGACtcgaaaaaatatcgaaaattcgacgtttaatatttaaaaagtttagtttatAATCTAGTCTCTTCGTGATTACGGATCACACGTCAAAAGATTATCTGAAAAACATCCCATTTTGGCTTGGCTCACAAATATAGCTCAAAGGTCAGTAGAAATTTCTGAGTTCAGTGATACTGGACGGAAAATAAGGAATATGAAAATCCAAGCTCACTGTGGCTAAATTTGGCTCATTTCAGTTATAAACGTTTGAACCTACAGTTAAAAGATTAATTAAGAAATGAATGtaagatttacaaaaatttcaaaacaacttCACGGTTACGTGTTTTAAAGTATAACCTATATAGTCGTGGACATAGATCTAAGAATACGGGGTAGTTCTATTATTAGTgtctacataagtatataggtTCTTAGAGAAATAATGAAACCTCATAGTTCATAAGACAAAAGGTTGGAAATTCTCTCTACTTTTATGGAGTAGATTTGGAGCCAACCTTACATAGAAGAAGCGGCTGTGTGATTTTTAAAGGCATAGTGAAGCTCGAGGGGGCGACCAAAATGGAAATAAAGGAATCCTTTCTTTCAGGGTTCGGGGAGAAGTTTGTTGTTACTCTACGGGACCTAGTCCTTGTTACGTGGAAGTCTCAAGCTTTTTTTGAAACACGTGATTTAAAAGAGCGATATACTGACTGTTTTCAGGAggtttttcagaaaaatgtatttttatctGGCATTGAATGAaaggttttatatacatatattgttacaATATACGCATAAACCAGATATTTGAACAGGGGTCAGCAGAAAATGAAGCATAATTATCTGTCCCTTAAAGTTCTGTTTGTCTGTTTGTCACGgcttcaaaagctcaaaattggaaaaaaaatattaactgctATTAATCTAGGAAACCACCCCGTTGAGAACTACTTAAGGCTCTCTAGCACACTTGCTCAGACTACCtactatttataataatttttataagtatgtatgtagagtaTATAAATGTTTAGTATACtagttattaatatatttaatctgcatattttagtataaatataaagtttcaAATGCACAGCAAAATGTTTAATGGCGTCGGCCAATTTAATATGACTTCATTATATAaagttattgtttatatatattttatatatgtatatatctcaaTTAATTTCGAAGAAAGTAATATGATCATtgaacttttgttgttgttgccgtagTTGCAGATAGTTTACAGAGCTCACTTTTAAGCAAAGTGTTAATTTTTGTAGttaattttggatttttaaaatgttttatatatgtatatgtttttttatttttagatttttaattttattatttaaactgactttttatttacttgtatatttaattcaattttgatttgtttttatttaatttttttattcgtatttttaatattatttaataataattaattaattatttattatgcttttcaacttttttgtcgatttttttatattgtttcctctttctgatttttttttaacccaACTGGCATTCAACAAATTGTATTATTCAAGAATTCATAACAACTTGGCTGGCCGAGAACAGCAACAGCGGCCGCCTCATGACGCGTCTTTAAGAAATTACCCACCCAATGTGTTGTCAAATCGATATACTTAGTTTTCGCCCCCGGATTATAGTCCAGAAATCCTGCTTTCGGTATGACCTCCTCGATTTGACTGCCATCCGGCCAATTATTGTAGCTGGCGATGTTAATGAAACCCACGTGGTTGAGTATGGCTGTGCGCCAAGCGACGCCATAATACTGTAGGCATGTTGAAGAGAAGCAGCGTTATTCGGTTGTTATCATTTTGCTACAATCTTTTTAATTATGCCAAATATAGCCCTCTCCACTTACCCTGCCATTGCTGCGATGCCTTTGTATATCACCGTGTCGTGGGAATTTATTGCGTTCCGCGAAACCTGGTCCCACTGTTGGCACAAATAACATTTTGTATGTTAATGCGAAGGACTTCAAATATGACCAGTTCTTCCAGGTGCTTGCAAATGTGGCGCCATTGCTTGGTAATTTATTGTAGAAGCCCTCGAAGCAGAGTCGTCGCATGATATCCACATGGTTTTTGAGACTGTGGGGGgtaggaaaaaatatttgaactttgTTTATTACTTTAACGGTTGAATGGTTCAATGTTCCTTAACAAAACCTATGTGCAGTTAAGCAGTTTTGTGGGATCtctgaaaaaaagttaatgttgggtagtcgaaaaagtcttttcgtatcttgtcaatagatgtccagtgctaccaatcacattgtcatcatcatcatcatacCATATAATGCTAGAAAGGTGagatttaagcttcatttaaccaacaAAAAACCTTccccaaatttaaaaataatgtgcgTAAAGTTGTGCAACAAACTTCTCTTCATTTTTAGTACTACAAATGAGAAAAAAAGGCACTCCCGAAAATCTAGCAGAGTTCGGAACCCTtgattgtaattttattatcagTAAAGGTCGTCTCTAACATTTTCTTGCTATCATCAAACgacttttctttcaaaaatataacaaacttACCGAATATGCCCAATAAAGTAGGCATCGAAAATGCGCCTCAACGTCTCCGGATGCGTTTGACACAAAGCACGACCAGCCGGCGTTTCATTCAACTTATAAGCGTTGCTTACGTAAATCACTGGCACCAAGCGCTTACGCGCCAACGAATAAACACGATAGAAACTCTCGGCGGTGGCGTAACGACGCACCGCCTCCAATTGCTGCTGCAAAAACTCCACGCTCTGATTGCCCGCCACACTGATCTCAAAGGTAATGCTCAAATTGTAGCTAGGCGCCAGTTCCAACAGCTGACGATAGAGTTCCACCTCGCCCGCTTTGCCGCTACAGCTGAGTATGAGCACACCAATGCCGCAATTGTGTATGTTATCGAAATGCTTCTGCAGCAAACTGGTTGTGGGCTTGTACAGCCCCAAAGCCGGATAGAATGCGGTGTTAAGTATACGCACTGGTTTCACCGTCGTTGTCGTAGTTGTTGGCGATGTTAGACCTGAAGTTGGTGATGATGAAGCTGATGATAG
Proteins encoded in this region:
- the LOC120768289 gene encoding glycoprotein endo-alpha-1,2-mannosidase; translated protein: MLLKKYVKNRRKLKILFLLMVIALIVITVVILNISPNVSSTERVLDERFIARIYGGGGGGGVVSGVGSQDGRLEQPPLKSPRQNGVIVPEKYDEHKVKARIAQERVLQLRQEQQRNAVDAGEERTKLDAVTTGVHIFYSAPVAWYKTKKPQLVAPQLQLRGAAKELLNDVSDAVLSSASSSPTSGLTSPTTTTTTVKPVRILNTAFYPALGLYKPTTSLLQKHFDNIHNCGIGVLILSCSGKAGEVELYRQLLELAPSYNLSITFEISVAGNQSVEFLQQQLEAVRRYATAESFYRVYSLARKRLVPVIYVSNAYKLNETPAGRALCQTHPETLRRIFDAYFIGHIRLKNHVDIMRRLCFEGFYNKLPSNGATFASTWKNWSYLKSFALTYKMLFVPTVGPGFAERNKFPRHGDIQRHRSNGRYYGVAWRTAILNHVGFINIASYNNWPDGSQIEEVIPKAGFLDYNPGAKTKYIDLTTHWVGNFLKTRHEAAAVAVLGQPSCYEFLNNTIC